One Campylobacter helveticus DNA window includes the following coding sequences:
- a CDS encoding Eco57I restriction-modification methylase domain-containing protein, with product MQTLLILSNSKKLSHIATITEISNDLLSVLETKAKNIQDSTKSSNQTNPLKAHILSLILTNDYHTDIGEHPEFDSLIQSTKPPLIFITNELNRISFCIKDKNNDDFITYDYEDFIKEYGFNDFKNLLEFIKEQNSITKETSLNDKINLKTQGESNVTSLNEDRAYQFPRSKEDRGNERVSIRPNDRSEESTHSSNSISTSKSHSNETRQDEKHSALQSSTNEPKTNAEFLQANHSQEQDIDTRFRNQAGQSKLPNGLSYQLSSIPARKTRENDRTSQERKNANSRDTQESKQENKFGEFSHRTSLQSKTHFKRYSTQRLRTRIDALFQSSLTKVLVERDIRKSLELFGKNFKTSNAKSNSHAIKQSLRNDRRGQGSEDADFRTRASRNAGGERGRRDIAGEARGINGGNEFQVGELERFNRKLGRGNDKSPRSNDNESNGGVEGIFGVGSKEEFQSNETPTQTQQSSQKLAGLQSPISKEFSTSSNEPYQTFNERAEFDREDKEREFSKFNDEANSIATQSSLRTEESGTRKEDEQLLSSNDDGVSTSLTSKENTPNQNLSQSKTELRELSKPSLNANERRESANSNNESLQGSFLEEKITDKIEIITPKDEGLDKNSLTSFAKAFKNELARVFGEDDERLEQESVSNEASSQEQSREHNVNDDTFITTENETKELAQQSETEPKNDELIVEFEETSFKTFEKYQLLKKLEAEDYKGQIDFNLGKKERIKANYEALSLTQTILNDNRFIATKKEQETLAKFSGYGGLKDLFYDEKYKEDKEALLKLVGSTHFKELRSSCSTAFYTPSFIIKAMYERLFKLGVSKNEKIKVLEPSCGTGRFMSLAPANFEFEAVEKDTLSAMIAKFLHPSVVIHNKGLEEVSFKKEFDLVVGNPPYANESVWDVSSAGHNQSLHNYFAIKSAELLKENGLLSFVISSHFLDNKEDKHRQILSSMGTLVDSYRLSSEAFKHTEVISDLIFYAKRDFKDNELNYKAQRIKENFTQAPKPYDYTVQDSPHYSRVYFEQGVQNVLGSLELGTNQHGVCLSVKNKEIEQDLKEAIVRSAEINAFKDNPAYEDTSLSLVEEQDDNFHRIKNGNTFLRNDKLYIKLEDNFHYEAFFEDSLPLEKKYLIEPSLILSEGKKNFTYKSYLNEEELKIASLLCEFRDKLKIHLKAEQELDDGKESNEILSNQKRELLNLRNEILKLAKIKSLNQSNNKVKDKNGKVLKHSFKDILFLDKLSSYELLALEIKENKNYEPVSLFYQRINKPLVRTLASNEEEALMKTLSETGKIDLNTLQSYLPSKDLEQILYTLLEKRLIFHSLEKQGLKIEFEKTYQGKYELAETFLSGNVKQKYKTIETMIQNNQSFTGLSLPLNEVLNELEKVFPAYVNYEDIHINFGSNFIALEIYENFIEENFFDKDAYVRFALIDGAYYIKDFLAQNEDLNDKGEIVVDFKEAQLSDLSEIASNFTIYDEFNEIYFTPKEFLQRVLNNKSLEVFHHEDDPNGTLDSNGKIRKIKVSESIPTKIALEKKEELLNLFESYLLNHKIHRDKIEKDYNEKINVYNLNKNSYAKFFNSPTLSTNKSLREHQKSVAFKGILQNTLLLDHQVGAGKTLAGTCIVMEQLRMNLVKKALILVPNHLTNQWEAELKEAYPNAKILVGDKINNKKARKEFLHRIKYGDYEAVIMKHSTFENLNVLQSYERGVYYDYIDDLRDSLRKLHEENIKGQDLSAKELKKLNKKLEEAIERKINKLEKKLERKANGKKYDDELAFEDLGFDLVMVDEAHHFKNLLISTNQDGIKGLSTTDSAKAMKMYCVSKFLHENNHKLYFLTGTPVSNSIAEFFVMQKYLQPEVLESLGLSHFDNWQKTFTEIVESEELDSSGINYKIVSRLSKFVNAPELMATYMQNADVVSIEDVEKYTGKLTPNLKDGKVINVIAPRSEDIASYIGIENEKGEYNKGSIIYRMDNLREDVRNNNMLKCTSDARKAALDFRLINHLAQDYEDSKVNKMCELVLHHYKDTNYKNNTQLIFCDMGVSKLHSSKIDLNKEEKSSFKSLEQLKEELNLILEYDEDKEENYYAQYQYEDEDGNKLKKPKLIKRYDIEELLELSGNSFDVYADILKKLVRLGIKQEEIAFIGDASTDKQKQDLFDKVNAGTIRVLIGSTAKMGAGTNVQKKVVALHELDCPWRPCDLEQRQGRVIRQGNEFFEKDKNFCVAHYRYATEQTYDSRMFQINEQKLKPLAQLKKCDFSKGIREFDSIDSEIASVTEMKAYATGNPFILEKHKITTMLKSEQRYYESYKKSILSNERAKEELIERKTYLTREQEALREMVHNKDFEKENYIIEAFDMKINKKAEAKKDKNEALKKAHQIQKEQINTKIKEIFLKPEAQKEFAILKANGVSLILKGYFGLDNKFIYEGELRFDTGQSLKPSNLIFKATQSFLFHSFPEIDGLLERIKNNFKKANENLNKTSTFLKNTEAELKIKEEYLSKNTINHYPRKILLETLKKDEKNINEIFSIRNKLRKQGIKIDMDSKEISQLLPQYPKLLNEKGKFDAELLINKEAEPKENRLCENKSTEQKADELKEHIFSSENVEIKFKEFNKEDSLNTKVTTLLANQENITKANRAKDILR from the coding sequence ATGCAAACTTTGTTGATACTATCTAATTCTAAAAAACTATCCCACATAGCCACTATCACTGAAATCAGTAATGACTTGTTAAGTGTTTTAGAAACTAAAGCTAAAAATATCCAAGATTCTACCAAATCATCAAATCAAACTAATCCCCTTAAAGCTCATATCCTCTCTTTAATCCTTACAAATGATTACCACACTGATATAGGCGAACACCCTGAGTTTGATTCTTTAATTCAAAGCACCAAGCCACCTTTAATTTTCATCACTAATGAACTTAACCGAATTAGTTTTTGTATCAAAGATAAAAATAATGATGATTTTATCACTTATGATTACGAAGATTTCATTAAAGAATACGGCTTTAATGATTTTAAAAACCTTTTAGAATTTATCAAAGAGCAAAACTCTATTACAAAAGAGACATCTTTAAATGATAAAATTAATTTAAAAACACAAGGAGAAAGCAATGTTACAAGCCTTAATGAAGACAGGGCTTATCAATTCCCTAGAAGCAAAGAGGATAGAGGAAATGAGCGAGTTTCAATACGACCAAATGATAGAAGTGAGGAATCTACTCATAGCTCAAACTCTATCTCAACAAGCAAATCACATTCAAATGAAACTAGACAAGATGAAAAACATTCTGCTTTACAAAGTTCCACAAATGAGCCTAAAACAAATGCAGAATTTCTACAAGCAAATCACTCCCAAGAACAAGATATTGATACAAGATTTAGAAATCAAGCTGGACAATCTAAACTCCCAAATGGACTTAGCTATCAACTATCATCAATACCCGCAAGAAAAACTAGAGAAAATGACAGAACTAGCCAAGAAAGAAAAAACGCAAATTCTAGAGACACTCAAGAGTCTAAACAAGAGAACAAATTTGGCGAATTTTCTCACAGAACAAGCTTACAATCTAAGACTCATTTTAAAAGATACAGCACTCAAAGACTTAGAACTAGAATTGATGCTTTATTTCAGTCCTCACTTACAAAAGTCCTTGTTGAGCGAGATATACGAAAAAGCCTTGAATTATTTGGAAAGAACTTTAAAACTTCAAATGCCAAGTCAAATTCTCACGCAATTAAACAAAGCCTTAGAAATGATAGAAGAGGACAAGGAAGCGAGGATGCAGATTTTAGAACAAGAGCTTCAAGAAACGCAGGAGGAGAGCGAGGAAGAAGAGATATTGCTGGAGAAGCAAGAGGAATTAATGGAGGAAATGAATTCCAAGTTGGAGAACTTGAGCGATTTAATAGAAAGCTTGGAAGAGGAAATGATAAATCACCAAGAAGCAACGATAACGAAAGTAATGGAGGAGTTGAGGGAATATTTGGAGTGGGAAGTAAAGAGGAATTTCAAAGTAATGAAACTCCCACTCAAACACAGCAAAGCTCTCAAAAACTTGCAGGACTTCAAAGCCCTATTTCCAAAGAGTTTTCAACTTCATCTAATGAGCCTTATCAAACTTTCAACGAAAGAGCAGAATTTGATAGAGAAGATAAAGAACGAGAGTTTAGCAAGTTTAATGATGAAGCAAATTCTATCGCTACACAATCAAGCCTTAGAACAGAAGAAAGTGGGACTAGAAAAGAAGATGAACAGCTTCTTTCATCTAATGATGATGGAGTATCAACTAGCCTTACTTCTAAAGAAAACACCCCAAATCAAAACCTTTCACAAAGTAAGACTGAATTACGAGAACTTTCAAAACCCTCTCTTAATGCAAATGAGCGAAGAGAGTCTGCAAACTCAAATAACGAGTCTTTACAAGGAAGTTTCTTAGAAGAAAAAATCACTGATAAAATAGAAATCATCACTCCAAAAGATGAGGGACTTGATAAAAATTCTTTAACTTCCTTTGCAAAGGCTTTTAAAAATGAACTTGCAAGAGTATTTGGGGAAGATGATGAAAGATTAGAACAAGAAAGTGTTTCTAATGAAGCTTCATCACAAGAGCAAAGTAGAGAGCATAATGTAAATGATGATACTTTTATCACTACTGAAAATGAAACTAAAGAACTTGCACAACAAAGCGAAACAGAGCCTAAAAACGATGAGCTTATCGTAGAATTTGAAGAAACAAGTTTTAAAACTTTTGAAAAATATCAGCTTTTAAAAAAGCTTGAAGCAGAGGATTATAAAGGGCAGATTGATTTTAACTTAGGCAAAAAAGAAAGAATTAAAGCTAATTATGAAGCTTTGTCTCTAACTCAAACTATCCTTAATGATAATAGATTCATTGCTACTAAAAAAGAGCAAGAGACTTTAGCTAAATTTAGTGGCTATGGTGGATTAAAAGATTTGTTCTATGATGAAAAATACAAAGAGGACAAAGAAGCTTTATTAAAACTAGTAGGAAGCACACATTTTAAAGAATTAAGGTCTTCTTGCTCCACTGCTTTTTATACACCAAGCTTTATTATTAAAGCGATGTATGAAAGATTATTTAAATTAGGCGTGAGTAAAAATGAAAAGATTAAGGTTTTAGAGCCAAGCTGTGGCACAGGTCGCTTTATGTCTCTTGCCCCTGCTAATTTTGAATTTGAAGCTGTGGAAAAAGATACTTTGAGTGCAATGATAGCTAAGTTTTTACACCCAAGCGTTGTTATACACAATAAGGGCTTAGAAGAAGTGAGTTTTAAAAAAGAATTTGACTTAGTCGTGGGTAATCCCCCTTATGCTAATGAAAGCGTTTGGGATGTAAGTAGTGCAGGACACAATCAAAGTTTGCATAATTATTTTGCAATTAAATCCGCCGAACTTCTTAAAGAAAACGGACTTTTAAGCTTTGTGATAAGTTCTCACTTTTTAGATAATAAAGAGGATAAACACAGACAAATTTTAAGCAGTATGGGGACTTTAGTGGATAGTTACCGCTTAAGTAGCGAAGCCTTTAAACATACTGAAGTCATAAGCGATTTAATTTTTTATGCAAAAAGAGATTTTAAGGATAATGAGCTTAATTATAAAGCACAAAGAATAAAAGAAAATTTCACACAAGCTCCCAAGCCTTATGATTATACTGTGCAAGATAGCCCTCATTATAGTAGGGTCTATTTTGAGCAAGGTGTGCAAAATGTTTTAGGAAGTTTAGAGCTTGGAACGAATCAACACGGAGTTTGTTTAAGTGTGAAAAATAAAGAAATCGAGCAAGACTTAAAAGAAGCTATTGTAAGAAGTGCTGAAATTAATGCCTTTAAAGATAATCCTGCCTATGAGGATACAAGCTTAAGCTTAGTGGAAGAGCAGGATGATAATTTTCATAGGATTAAAAATGGTAATACCTTTTTAAGAAATGATAAGCTTTACATTAAATTAGAAGATAATTTTCACTACGAAGCCTTTTTTGAGGATAGCTTACCCCTTGAGAAAAAATATCTTATTGAACCTAGTTTAATTTTAAGTGAGGGAAAAAAGAATTTCACCTATAAAAGCTATTTAAATGAAGAAGAATTAAAAATTGCAAGCTTACTTTGTGAGTTTAGAGACAAATTAAAAATTCATTTAAAAGCAGAGCAAGAATTAGATGATGGCAAAGAAAGCAATGAAATACTAAGCAATCAAAAGCGAGAATTATTAAATTTGAGAAATGAAATTTTAAAACTTGCAAAAATTAAAAGCCTTAATCAATCAAACAATAAGGTTAAAGATAAAAATGGCAAGGTTTTAAAGCATAGCTTTAAAGACATACTTTTCTTGGATAAACTTAGCTCTTATGAGCTTTTAGCCTTAGAAATCAAAGAAAACAAAAACTACGAACCCGTTTCGCTTTTTTATCAAAGAATTAATAAGCCTTTAGTAAGAACCTTAGCAAGTAATGAAGAAGAAGCCTTGATGAAAACTTTAAGTGAGACAGGCAAAATTGATTTAAATACGCTACAAAGCTATTTACCAAGTAAAGACCTAGAGCAAATCCTTTACACGCTTTTAGAAAAAAGACTTATCTTTCATAGCTTAGAAAAGCAAGGATTAAAAATTGAATTTGAAAAAACATATCAAGGCAAGTATGAACTAGCCGAAACCTTTTTAAGTGGCAATGTCAAGCAAAAATATAAAACCATTGAAACTATGATACAAAATAATCAAAGCTTCACGGGCTTATCCCTGCCTTTAAATGAAGTTTTAAATGAGCTTGAAAAGGTTTTTCCAGCTTATGTTAATTATGAAGATATACATATTAATTTCGGCTCAAATTTCATCGCGCTTGAAATTTATGAGAACTTTATTGAAGAAAATTTCTTTGATAAAGATGCCTATGTAAGATTTGCTTTAATAGACGGAGCTTATTATATCAAGGACTTTTTAGCCCAAAACGAGGATTTAAATGATAAAGGAGAAATCGTAGTAGATTTTAAAGAAGCACAGCTTAGTGATTTAAGTGAAATCGCCTCTAATTTCACCATCTATGATGAGTTTAATGAAATTTACTTCACTCCAAAAGAATTTTTACAAAGAGTGCTAAATAATAAAAGCCTTGAAGTCTTTCACCACGAAGATGACCCAAATGGCACACTAGATAGCAATGGTAAGATTAGAAAAATTAAAGTGAGTGAGAGTATCCCCACAAAAATAGCTCTAGAGAAAAAAGAAGAGCTTCTTAATCTTTTTGAAAGCTATTTGCTAAATCACAAAATTCATAGAGACAAGATTGAAAAAGATTATAATGAAAAAATCAATGTGTATAACTTAAATAAAAACTCTTATGCAAAGTTTTTTAATTCCCCTACTCTTTCAACGAATAAAAGCTTAAGAGAACATCAAAAAAGTGTCGCCTTTAAAGGCATATTGCAAAACACTCTTTTACTAGACCATCAAGTAGGAGCGGGTAAAACCTTAGCTGGAACTTGCATAGTGATGGAACAACTTAGAATGAACTTGGTTAAAAAAGCCCTTATCTTAGTGCCTAATCATCTTACTAATCAATGGGAAGCAGAGCTTAAAGAGGCTTATCCTAATGCTAAGATTTTAGTGGGTGATAAGATTAATAATAAAAAAGCTAGAAAGGAATTTTTACACCGCATTAAGTATGGAGACTATGAAGCCGTTATAATGAAGCATAGCACCTTTGAGAATTTAAATGTCTTACAAAGCTATGAAAGAGGGGTGTATTATGATTATATCGATGATTTAAGAGATTCTTTAAGAAAGCTCCACGAAGAAAACATTAAAGGACAAGATTTAAGTGCTAAAGAACTTAAAAAGCTAAATAAAAAACTCGAAGAAGCCATAGAAAGAAAGATTAACAAATTAGAAAAAAAGCTAGAACGCAAAGCAAATGGCAAAAAATATGATGATGAATTAGCTTTTGAGGATTTAGGCTTTGACTTAGTGATGGTTGATGAGGCTCACCATTTTAAAAATCTACTCATTAGCACGAATCAAGACGGCATTAAAGGACTTAGCACCACAGACTCAGCTAAAGCGATGAAGATGTATTGCGTGAGTAAATTCTTGCATGAGAACAATCATAAGCTTTATTTTTTAACAGGCACACCTGTTTCAAACTCCATAGCTGAGTTTTTTGTAATGCAAAAATATCTTCAGCCTGAGGTGCTAGAAAGCTTAGGATTAAGCCACTTTGATAATTGGCAAAAAACCTTTACGGAAATTGTAGAGAGTGAAGAGCTTGATAGTAGTGGGATAAATTATAAAATCGTTTCTCGTCTTAGCAAATTTGTCAATGCACCTGAATTGATGGCAACCTATATGCAAAATGCTGATGTAGTGAGCATTGAAGATGTAGAAAAATATACAGGAAAATTAACACCAAATTTAAAAGACGGCAAGGTGATTAATGTCATTGCTCCAAGAAGTGAGGATATTGCTTCATATATTGGCATAGAAAACGAAAAGGGTGAATATAATAAGGGAAGTATAATTTATAGGATGGATAATTTAAGAGAAGATGTAAGAAATAACAATATGCTTAAATGCACCTCTGATGCTAGAAAAGCGGCACTTGATTTTAGATTAATTAATCATTTAGCGCAGGATTATGAGGATAGTAAAGTTAATAAAATGTGTGAGCTTGTGCTTCACCACTATAAAGATACAAATTATAAAAATAATACCCAACTCATCTTTTGCGATATGGGAGTAAGCAAACTTCATTCTAGCAAGATAGACTTAAACAAAGAAGAAAAATCAAGCTTTAAAAGCTTAGAGCAATTAAAAGAAGAATTAAATTTAATCTTAGAATACGATGAAGACAAAGAAGAAAATTACTACGCACAGTATCAATACGAAGATGAAGATGGCAATAAGCTTAAAAAACCAAAGCTGATTAAAAGATACGATATAGAAGAATTGCTTGAGCTAAGTGGAAATAGCTTTGATGTATATGCGGATATCCTTAAAAAGCTTGTTAGACTTGGCATTAAGCAAGAAGAAATCGCTTTTATAGGTGATGCTTCCACAGATAAGCAAAAACAAGATTTGTTTGATAAGGTCAATGCAGGAACTATTAGAGTATTAATAGGTTCTACTGCTAAAATGGGAGCAGGAACTAATGTGCAAAAGAAAGTTGTAGCTTTACACGAGCTTGATTGTCCGTGGCGACCTTGCGATTTAGAACAAAGGCAAGGAAGAGTAATAAGGCAGGGTAATGAATTTTTTGAAAAAGATAAAAACTTTTGCGTGGCACATTACCGTTATGCTACGGAGCAAACCTATGATAGTCGTATGTTTCAAATCAATGAGCAAAAATTAAAGCCTTTAGCTCAACTTAAAAAATGTGATTTTTCAAAAGGCATAAGAGAATTTGACTCAATCGATAGTGAAATCGCTAGTGTGACTGAAATGAAAGCTTATGCTACGGGTAATCCCTTCATCTTAGAAAAACATAAAATTACAACTATGCTAAAAAGCGAACAAAGATATTATGAAAGTTATAAAAAGAGCATACTTTCAAATGAAAGAGCTAAAGAAGAACTCATTGAAAGAAAAACTTATCTTACAAGAGAACAAGAGGCTTTAAGAGAAATGGTGCATAACAAAGACTTCGAAAAGGAAAATTACATTATAGAAGCTTTTGATATGAAAATAAATAAAAAAGCAGAAGCTAAAAAAGACAAAAACGAAGCTCTTAAAAAGGCGCATCAAATTCAAAAAGAACAAATCAACACAAAGATTAAAGAAATCTTTTTAAAACCTGAAGCCCAAAAGGAATTCGCTATCTTAAAAGCTAATGGAGTTAGCCTTATCTTAAAAGGATACTTTGGCTTGGATAATAAATTTATTTATGAGGGAGAATTAAGATTTGATACAGGGCAAAGCTTAAAGCCAAGCAATTTAATCTTTAAAGCAACACAAAGCTTTTTATTTCATAGTTTTCCTGAAATTGATGGTTTATTAGAAAGGATTAAAAACAATTTTAAAAAGGCAAATGAAAATCTAAATAAAACAAGCACCTTTTTAAAAAATACTGAGGCTGAACTTAAAATTAAAGAGGAATATCTTAGTAAAAATACTATTAATCATTATCCAAGAAAGATATTGCTTGAGACTCTTAAAAAAGATGAAAAAAATATCAATGAGATTTTTAGCATAAGAAATAAATTAAGAAAACAAGGCATTAAGATAGATATGGATAGTAAAGAAATCTCTCAGCTCTTACCACAATATCCTAAGCTCTTAAATGAAAAGGGTAAATTTGATGCCGAGTTGTTAATTAACAAGGAAGCAGAGCCAAAAGAAAACAGGCTTTGTGAGAATAAAAGCACAGAGCAAAAAGCAGACGAGCTTAAAGAGCATATCTTTTCTTCAGAAAATGTAGAAATCAAATTTAAAGAGTTTAATAAAGAAGATAGTTTAAACACTAAGGTTACAACTCTTTTAGCTAATCAAGAAAATATCACTAAAGCAAATAGGGCTAAGGATATATTGAGGTGA
- a CDS encoding NYN domain-containing protein — protein MKIAVFVDWENLRKDIENIQRKHEEFKEKFDYNNAKQVANLIKSFVEEDEKLYRIFFYTARPLDLTIRQKDNNLKWLEEYMQINKEQCEKMSKITDTIQKFIKDISFEEYFALRLGELKLQGKDDSNRLIINQKQVDMLLGLDISHIAYNKLVDSILVFCKDSDMLPALKCARINGLNVFIAHIQNGFKITEKLKVHSDKIRIKSVESILKKQAI, from the coding sequence TTGAAAATTGCGGTCTTTGTTGACTGGGAAAATCTACGAAAAGATATTGAAAACATTCAAAGAAAACACGAAGAATTTAAAGAAAAATTTGATTACAATAATGCAAAACAAGTTGCTAACCTCATTAAATCTTTTGTAGAGGAAGATGAAAAATTATATAGAATTTTCTTTTATACGGCTCGACCTCTTGATTTAACAATTAGGCAAAAAGATAACAACTTGAAATGGTTGGAAGAATATATGCAAATCAATAAAGAGCAATGTGAAAAAATGAGTAAGATTACAGATACTATCCAAAAGTTTATTAAAGATATATCTTTTGAAGAATATTTTGCGTTAAGATTAGGAGAATTAAAACTTCAAGGAAAAGATGATAGCAATAGATTGATTATTAATCAAAAACAAGTTGATATGCTCTTAGGACTTGATATTTCACATATCGCCTACAATAAGCTTGTTGATAGCATTTTAGTTTTTTGTAAAGATAGTGATATGCTTCCTGCACTTAAATGTGCTAGAATTAATGGTTTAAATGTTTTCATAGCACATATTCAAAATGGTTTTAAAATTACTGAAAAACTTAAAGTCCATAGTGATAAAATAAGAATAAAAAGTGTAGAGAGTATTTTGAAAAAACAAGCAATTTAA
- a CDS encoding type II toxin-antitoxin system RelB/DinJ family antitoxin produces MTSLIQFRMESEDKEVLESLLKDMGLDLGTAFRIFAQKVLKTGKIPFEISSNIDPDTLWTKEDEKAYKRALKDLENGESVSLDELKRKYL; encoded by the coding sequence ATGACTTCACTTATTCAATTTAGAATGGAAAGCGAAGATAAAGAAGTATTAGAGTCCTTGCTTAAAGATATGGGGCTTGATTTAGGAACAGCTTTTAGAATCTTCGCTCAAAAGGTGCTTAAAACAGGTAAAATTCCTTTTGAAATAAGCTCAAATATAGACCCTGACACCTTATGGACAAAAGAAGACGAAAAAGCCTACAAAAGAGCTTTAAAGGATTTAGAAAATGGTGAAAGTGTAAGTTTAGATGAGCTTAAAAGGAAGTATTTGTGA
- the abiEi gene encoding type IV toxin-antitoxin system AbiEi family antitoxin, producing the protein MTQMQMIKMLDFLDSKETWSFDINFVCAYFRTFHTQNVKIALSKFTQKGLIERLARGLYANKRAKNKPYFALEHIASQLRDKTSFYLSLESLLSEEGLISQIPNRLTFISKNRTQLFNTPYGLIEFVYTKMPLSTLLDECYYDKERGVYVAKTQRAISDIYRHNRSVDLYEEQLRKDRGEY; encoded by the coding sequence ATGACACAAATGCAAATGATTAAAATGCTAGATTTTTTAGATTCAAAAGAGACTTGGAGCTTTGATATAAATTTCGTTTGTGCTTATTTTAGAACTTTCCATACACAAAATGTAAAAATAGCTTTAAGCAAATTTACCCAAAAAGGACTGATTGAAAGATTAGCTAGAGGTTTATATGCAAATAAAAGAGCGAAAAATAAACCCTATTTTGCCCTAGAGCATATTGCTTCACAGTTAAGAGATAAGACAAGTTTTTATTTAAGTTTAGAAAGTCTCTTAAGTGAGGAGGGTTTAATTTCTCAAATTCCTAATCGCTTAACCTTTATCTCTAAAAATAGAACCCAGCTTTTTAACACACCTTATGGTTTGATAGAATTTGTTTATACGAAAATGCCTTTAAGCACTTTGCTTGATGAGTGTTATTATGATAAAGAAAGAGGCGTTTATGTGGCAAAGACTCAAAGAGCGATTAGTGATATTTATAGGCATAATAGAAGTGTAGATTTATATGAGGAACAGCTTAGAAAGGATAGAGGTGAATATTGA
- a CDS encoding type II toxin-antitoxin system RelE family toxin gives MKYEVRTSKEFDKFLAKHNNLAPKILNTLEILAQNPYENAFDIKKLQGKDKHYRLRLGKYRILYELMENRLLIIYVYRADSRGDIYKA, from the coding sequence GTGAAATATGAAGTGCGAACAAGCAAAGAATTTGATAAATTTTTAGCTAAACATAATAATTTAGCTCCTAAAATCCTAAATACTTTAGAAATTCTAGCTCAAAACCCTTATGAAAACGCCTTTGACATTAAAAAGCTTCAGGGTAAAGATAAGCATTATAGATTAAGACTTGGCAAATATCGTATTTTATACGAGCTTATGGAAAATAGACTTTTAATCATTTATGTTTATAGAGCTGATTCTAGAGGCGATATTTACAAAGCCTAA
- a CDS encoding nucleotidyl transferase AbiEii/AbiGii toxin family protein: protein MNIEKFIEQNYPRNLKDTIFKELMHYEILESLFNISDIQKTLVFQGGTALRLCYKNNRYSEDLDFVVHKDEVFHREFMDYFKAIFSEKILKKYELEAEIYEPKEEEKRVQRWSARVYLPNRHKKSKINIEIANIPSHDNSFEAIANNYEALISKRIFVQVESKEEILADKIIALSQRPYLKFRDLWDIEWLINQGIKINNELVKLKIKDYSCNNFKEALEKRKEELNNPMLENDFLVEMSRFLNPEVFHQIKNFHFFNSIKKIILQICDELLQQDFNDENLNLQTTNTRTHKLRKR, encoded by the coding sequence GTGAATATTGAAAAATTTATAGAACAAAATTACCCTAGAAATTTAAAAGATACGATTTTTAAAGAGCTAATGCACTATGAAATTTTAGAAAGCCTTTTTAATATTAGCGATATACAAAAAACCTTAGTTTTTCAAGGTGGAACTGCTTTAAGGCTTTGCTATAAAAACAATAGATATAGCGAGGATTTAGACTTTGTTGTGCATAAAGATGAAGTGTTTCATAGGGAATTTATGGACTATTTCAAAGCTATTTTTAGTGAGAAAATTCTTAAAAAATATGAATTAGAAGCAGAAATTTATGAGCCTAAAGAAGAAGAGAAAAGAGTGCAAAGATGGAGTGCGAGAGTTTATCTACCTAATAGACATAAAAAATCAAAAATTAATATAGAAATCGCTAATATACCAAGCCATGATAATAGCTTTGAAGCAATAGCAAATAATTATGAAGCTTTGATAAGCAAAAGGATTTTTGTCCAAGTAGAGAGTAAAGAAGAGATTTTAGCGGATAAAATCATTGCTCTTTCTCAAAGACCTTATTTGAAATTTAGAGATTTGTGGGATATAGAATGGCTTATTAATCAAGGCATTAAAATCAATAATGAACTTGTTAAATTAAAAATAAAAGATTATTCTTGCAATAATTTTAAAGAAGCTTTAGAAAAAAGAAAAGAAGAATTAAATAATCCTATGCTAGAAAATGATTTTTTAGTAGAGATGAGCCGATTTTTAAACCCTGAGGTGTTTCATCAAATTAAGAATTTTCATTTTTTTAATAGTATCAAAAAAATAATTTTACAAATTTGTGATGAGCTTTTACAACAAGATTTTAATGATGAAAATCTAAATTTGCAAACTACAAATACTCGCACTCACAAACTAAGGAAAAGATGA